One Branchiostoma floridae strain S238N-H82 chromosome 15, Bfl_VNyyK, whole genome shotgun sequence DNA window includes the following coding sequences:
- the LOC118431557 gene encoding dystrophin-like, producing MPIIKDLEGSTEGWDRSETSNGIPYYVNHQTERTQWDHPLLAETLEQLDGLNDIKYAAYRMAMKLRAVQKICDLHFVDLKTVVSVFERHNLRGHRDSVVDVMDLYDIISDIFVMSNKDRPDFIDIELASDLTLNWILNVYDTNRTGCIRVPSVKVGLVVLCSGLLSEKYTYLFQLFSDHSGMMSRKSLSGLLQDMLQMTDQLYERPSFGSVSAGVASCLEGTLGTGVTEDHFLQWLMAEPQTVVWLPTLHRVASAESVKHQAKCNICKVCPILGFRYRCLKCYNYDLCQNCFFVGRSSRSHKLSHPIQEYCTQTSSKEDAKAFARTVRNNVTKRYKKKKNKSNFLPVHGYREDDTDSLADTQSEADMHGMLGRLATRLADMESSLPPTKVSRPQQTSPKLMQRQRPSPPEQVVVNLAPEERLELEDIIHDLEAEKDDLLDDINEMRTQRSEAGSVIQDEQERLQAQVEVLESHNRQLELQLEKYRLRVQMQERSPAALPPPPQPQVLSPPYQLQPPLSLPSLPPPPMYNYPTPSFHSPPHPPQQYPSPIRPPPPQYQSTPGQRPYWRPPDISQQPLGEEEEYQDEEADQSEDMYQDDDDDDGAYPLGPEATYLPDASHRFPSEEAELEDLVSRVKDAFPKNMSYSRLSCVWSQYLGFCT from the exons ATGCCTATAATCAAAG ATCTTGAGGGATCTACTGAAGGCTGGGACAGGTCTGAGACCAGCAATGGAATCCCGTATTACGTCAA TCACCAGACAGAGAGGACACAATGGGACCATCCACTGCTGGCAGAGACTCTGGAACAGCTGG ATGGGCTGAACGACATCAAGTATGCTGCCTACAGAATGGCCATGAAACTACGAGCCGTACAGAAAATATGTGACT TGCACTTTGTAGACCTGAAGACGGTAGTGTCCGTCTTCGAGCGCCATAATCTCCGCGGCCATCGGGACTCCGTCGTGGACGTCATGGACCTGTATGACATCATCAGCGACATCTTCGTCATGTCCAACAAGGATAGGCCTGACTTCATCGACATTGAACTTGCCAGCGATCTGACCCTGAACTGGATCCTCAATGTCTATGACAC GAACAGAACTGGCTGTATCCGTGTCCCTTCTGTTAAGGTTGGGCTGGTGGTCCTGTGTTCTGGTCTACTGTCAGAAAAATACACAT ACCTGTTCCAGCTGTTCTCTGACCACAGTGGCATGATGAGCAGGAAGAGTCTGTCAGGTCTGCTGCAGGACATGCTACAG ATGACAGATCAGCTGTATGAGAGGCCGTCCTTCGGCAGTGTGTCTGCTGGTGTAGCCAGCTGTTTGGAAGGG ACGTTAGGAACCGGAGTAACAGAAGACCACTTCCTGCAGTGGCTGATGGCTGAACCCCAGACAGTGGTGTGGCTCCCCACCCTACACAGGGTGGCGTCAGCAGAGAGTGTCAAACATCAGGCCAAGTGTAACATCTGTAAAGTCTGCCCTATCCTTGGGTTCAG GTACCGGTGCCTGAAGTGCTATAACTACGACCTGTGTCAGAACTGTTTCTTCGTGGGTCGGAGTTCAAGGTCACACAAACTCAGCCATCCCATCCAGGAGTACTGTACACAG ACGTCGTCTAAAGAAGACGCCAAGGCCTTTGCCCGTACAGTCAGGAACAACGTTACCAAGAggtacaagaagaagaaaaacaagtcCAACTTCCTACCTGTACATGGATACAGGGAGGATGACACTGACAGCTT GGCCGATACCCAGAGTGAGGCTGACATGCATGGCATGCTGGGAAGACTGGCCACGCGACTAGCGGACATGGAGAGTTCGTTGCCCCCGACGAAGGTGTCCCGGCCTCAGCAGACGTCTCCCAAACTCATGCAGAGGCAAAGG CCGAGCCCCCCGGAGCAGGTGGTGGTGAACCTCGCTCCCGAGGAGCGCCTGGAACTGGAGGACATCATCCACGACCTTGAGGCGGAGAAGGACGACCTTCTGGACGACATAAACGAGATGAGGACCCAGCGCTCAGAGGCGGGGTCAGTCATACAGGATGAGCAGGAGAGGCTACAGGCACAG GTGGAGGTGTTGGAGTCTCACAACAGACAGCTGGAACTACAGCTGGAGAAGTACAGACTCAGGGTACAG ATGCAGGAGAGAAGTCCAGCAGccctccctccccctccccaacccCAGGTCCTCTCCCCTCCATACCAACTACAGCCCCCTCTCTCCCTACCATCccttccccctccccccatgtACAACTACCCCACCCCCTCCTTCCAttcccctccccacccccctcAGCAGTACCCCTCCCctatccgcccccctccccctcagtaTCAGTCCACCCCAGGTCAAAGGCCGTACTGGCGGCCTCCAGATATCTCCCAGCAGCCTTTGGGAGAGGAGGAAGAGTACCAGGATGAGGAAgccgaccaatcagaagacatGTATCAA gatgatgatgatgatgatggagcGTACCCCCTGGGTCCGGAGGCGACGTACCTGCCGGACGCGTCTCACCGCTTTCCTTCTGAGGAGGCAGAACTTGAGGACCTCGTCTCGAGGGTCAAGgatgcctttcccaagaacatGTCTTACAGTAGGTTGTCCTGTGTTTGGTCTCAATACTTGGGTTTTTGCACTTGA
- the LOC118432005 gene encoding kelch-like ECH-associated protein 1: MAEDEPMDPTGPNFEVECPRRNGTCRTFTDGGHAEEALGVMNMLREHQQLCDVTLKVTHQDKKESFLTHKVVLAAASPYFKAMFTGGLKECKMQEIPIEGVHPCVMNRLIEFAYTSRITLTDMTVLHILTASVMFQMTRVAKLCCEFLEDQLDPSNAIGIANFAQELGCKKLEEKAREFIYTNFCEVCESEEFMMLSACQLLHLINRDELNVRCESEVYKAAMRWVTYDLDERKQCIYPLLEAVRCHKLNPEFIKKSLSFCPIATRNPECNEYLCKILQDLTLHKPMCLKVKQRTPLAPHVIFIAGGYLRQSLATMEAYNPEKNTWTKLADLPMPRSGLAAAVVHGFFYVIGGRNNSPDGNMDSNSLEGYNPYTNSWQSYTPMSIPRNRVGVGVIDDYIYAVGGSQGCMHHNTVEKYDANQDKWTTVAPMKTRRIGVGVAVLNRLLYAVGGFDGTTRLRSMECYHPENNEWQFVTSMNVPRSGAGVVAQDHHIYAIGGYDGMSQLNSVEKYDINANTWEFVSSMKKQRSALSVTSFGGKIYALGGYDGTDFLESVEVYDPQTNEWTICASMSSGRSGSGAAVGIEPCAKAPS, translated from the exons ATGGCGGAGGACGAGCCCATGGATCCCACGGGGCCCAACTTCGAGGTGGAGTGCCCTCGAAGGAACGGGACGTGTCGGACGTTCACGGATGGCGGGCACGCAGAGGAGGCGCTCGGAGTGATGAACATGCTGAGGGAACACCAGCAGCTGTGCGACGTCACACTCAAG gtcacacaccaggacaAGAAGGAATCATTCCTCACGCACAAGGTTGTCCTGGCGGccgccagcccctacttcaagGCCATGTTCACCGGCGGGCTGAAAGAGTGTAAGATGCAGGAGATACCCATCGAAGGGGTGCACCCGTGTGTCATGAACAGGCTGATCGAGTTCGCGTATACCTCACGGATAACGTTAACGGACATGACCGTGCTCCACATTTTGACTGCGTCTGTGATGTTCCAGATGACCAGAGTAGCGAAGCTGTGTTGTGAGTTTCTGGAGGACCAGTTGGACCCCAGTAATGCCATCGGGATCGCCAACTTCGCCCAGGAGCTGGGCTGTAAGAAACTAGAGGAGAAGGCCAGGGAGTTCATCTACACAAACTTCTGTGAAGTCTGTGAGAGCGAGGAGTTCATGATGCTGTCTGCTTGCCAACTTCTACACCTGATCAACAGAGACGAACTCAACGTGCGCTGCGAGTCGGAAGTCTACAAGGCGGCGATGCGGTGGGTCACGTATGACTTGGACGAACGAAAGCAGTGTATATATCCGCTGTTAGAAGCCGTGCGATGTCACAAACTGAACCCTGAGTTTATCAAGAAGAGTTTATCCTTCTGTCCCATTGCTACCAGAAACCCCGAGTGTAACGAATACTTGTGTAAGATCCTACAGGACTTGACACTACACAAGCCCATGTGTTTGAAAGTCAAGCAAAGGACTCCCCTGGCCCCCCACGTGATTTTCATCGCCGGGGGCTACCTGAGACAGTCGCTAGCGACGATGGAAGCGTACAATCCAGAGAAGAACACGTGGACAAAGCTAGCCGACCTGCCCATGCCCAGAAGTGGGCTAGCTGCTGCTGTGGTACACGGGTTCTTCTATGTCATAG GAGGGCGTAACAACTCTCCGGATGGTAACATGGACTCCAACTCTCTGGAGGGGTACAACCCGTACACCAACAGCTGGCAGTCCTACACACCCATGTCCATCCCCAGGAATCGCGTGGGGGTCGGGGTCATCGATGACTACATCTACGCTGTGGGAGGGTCGCAGGGCTGCATGCACCACAACACCGTGGAAAA GTATGATGCTAACCAGGACAAGTGGACGACAGTGGCTCCCATGAAGACCAGACGTATTGGTGTGGGTGTGGCTGTACTCAACAG ACTGCTGTACGCTGTGGGAGGGTTTGATGGAACGACCCGTCTGAGATCCATGGAGTGTTACCACCCCGAGAACAACGAGTGGCAGTTTGTCACCTCCATGAACGTGCCCAGGAGTGGAGCAG GTGTAGTAGCCCAGGACCACCACATCTATGCCATCGGAGGTTATGACGGGATGAGTCAGCTGAACTCCGTAGAGAAGTATGACATCAACGCCAACACCTGGGAGTTTGTCTCCTCCATGAAGAAACAGAGAAGCGCCCTGTCTGTCACGTCATTCGGCGGCAAGATATACGCACTAG GAGGCTATGATGGGACCGACTTCCTGGAGTCAGTGGAAGTCTACGACCCTCAGACCAACGAGTGGACAATCTGTGCCAGCATGAGTAGCGGGAGGAGCGGCTCTGGTGCCGCCGTCGGCATCGAGCCGTGCGCTAAAGCACCGTCATGA